AGCAGGGAACCGAGGAGCAAGAGATGCTGGTTCCAAATCTGTAGCTCTCAACATTGTCCTCCCACACGAACAACACCCAAATCCCTTTGTGAACAAAGAACTCACCTTTGAATTCCATTATTTTTTTATGCGAAAACTTTGGTTTATGAAAAACTGCCGTGGGATGATTGCTTTTCCTGGAGGTTTTGGAACCTTTGATGAACTGTTTGAAACTTTGACCCTCGTCCAAACAGGAAAAAAATCTCCGATTCCCATTTTACTCTATGGGAAAAAATTTTGGTCTGAGGTCATCAATTTCAAAAAATTGGCAGAAATGCGACTGATCTCGGAAGAAGACCTACATCTTTTTGGTTATGCGGACAGTCCTTTGGAAGCTCTTCGATTCTTTCAGGAAAAGATTCGTTTCGAATTGACCCATTCTGAGGGTACAAAAACATAGCGAAACAAGGTAATAATTATGGCTAGAACATGTGTAGTAACCGGAAAAGGAACAACGGCAGGGAACAACGTATCCCATTCTCATAAAAAGAACCGTCGTATCTGGAAGGTGAATGTGATCACAAAAAAAATCTTCTTGGAAGACGAGAACCGTTGGGTTCGCGTTAAGATTTCTACACGTGCTTTAAGAACCCTTCGTAAAAAAGGTTTGAAAGTGGCAATCAAAGACCACGGCGGCGATATCTCCGCAATCACTCCTAAAAAATACGTAGGAATCACTCCCAAAGCACAAACTGCACCGACTGCTTAAATCCACGATTTAAGTTTGTTTGTGGATTGAAACGATCCAAAAAAACTCCCAATATCACCGAAGTTTACCGTCTCCTTGAGGCGGAATTCGGTGTGGTAGAAACCCCCCTCACATTTACAAAACCTTATGAGTTGGCAATTGCCGTCATCCTCAGTGCACAGTGTACGGATGAACGAGTGAACCAAGTAACACCCGAACTCTTTCGCACTTTTCCCACCCTTGAGTCTTTCGCGAAAGCTCCCCTCACTGCGATTGAGAAAAAAATCTTTTCCACCGGGTTTTATAAAAACAAAGCCAAAAGCATACAAGGTTTTGCAAGGATGGTTCTTGAGGAATTTGGCGGGGAACTTCCTAAAACAATGGAGGAGGCAATCAAACTCCCTGGTTTTGGGAGGAAAACTGCCAATGTGGTGCTTGCTGAAATTTATGGTGTGGTGGAAGGGTTTGTTGTGGATACCCACGTCAAACGTTTGACCAAACGACTCGGATTTACCAAAAAAACTGATCCCGTACAAATTGAACGGGAGATGGTAAAAATCACCCCTAAGGAAATTTGCCGAAACCTATCTCTTTACCTAATATTTCTCGGTCGTAAGTACTGCCAGGCACGACGGACGTTTTGTTCGGATTGTCCTCTTTCTTCCCTATGTCCTTCTTATTCGGAGTCGGCTTCATAAGTCCTTCTTCGGTTTCCGATTCTTTTCTTTGTTTCCAAGAACGATTGCGGTCTGTTAAATTAATGGATTCTACTTTGTAATCCAAACGAATAAGGTTTCGTTTGCGAA
The sequence above is a segment of the Leptospira sp. WS39.C2 genome. Coding sequences within it:
- the rpmB gene encoding 50S ribosomal protein L28; the protein is MARTCVVTGKGTTAGNNVSHSHKKNRRIWKVNVITKKIFLEDENRWVRVKISTRALRTLRKKGLKVAIKDHGGDISAITPKKYVGITPKAQTAPTA
- a CDS encoding TIGR00730 family Rossman fold protein; translated protein: MNDLAFENQSFLWGSEAGPVRILSEYLHPKAEFKTQGITDTLVVFGSARIPSSESNQTKQSSPLQELSHYYEEAREFSKLITEWAESLKKEIPNRNLHICTGGGPGIMEAGNRGARDAGSKSVALNIVLPHEQHPNPFVNKELTFEFHYFFMRKLWFMKNCRGMIAFPGGFGTFDELFETLTLVQTGKKSPIPILLYGKKFWSEVINFKKLAEMRLISEEDLHLFGYADSPLEALRFFQEKIRFELTHSEGTKT
- the nth gene encoding endonuclease III, with product MKRSKKTPNITEVYRLLEAEFGVVETPLTFTKPYELAIAVILSAQCTDERVNQVTPELFRTFPTLESFAKAPLTAIEKKIFSTGFYKNKAKSIQGFARMVLEEFGGELPKTMEEAIKLPGFGRKTANVVLAEIYGVVEGFVVDTHVKRLTKRLGFTKKTDPVQIEREMVKITPKEICRNLSLYLIFLGRKYCQARRTFCSDCPLSSLCPSYSESAS